One part of the Mariniblastus fucicola genome encodes these proteins:
- a CDS encoding efflux RND transporter permease subunit: MNSPPGSNRSTDPPLHWSTVGIRKPRLLIMMIALLLVGGLSSYMILPRMEDPVLTARAATISTRFPVADAAQVEALVTDRIEKAIREVEQIKEIRSQSRSGASLITVELRDDVYEPGPIWSRIRGKVEDSIAFLPAEASRPQFDEIDVRAFAWIGALTWAQDSEPNYAILGRFAKDLEDRIRAISGTDDVSQFGKPDEEIVVEVDQSRLANVGLSAVDVADSIRGDDARNAAGTLRSDNESIAVEMANQLNSVEAIRQLPLKNSGEQGNFVVIGDVAKVERTIADPPAELGQMNGQAAMLLGAMVRNRSRIDTWRAELGDVVDGFRAELPPAIELVDVLDQNQYVQGRLSELLGNLAIGSLAVLCVVWLLMGWRNALMVSMALPLVSLAVLSGMRINETPIHQMSVAGLIIALGLLIDNAIVIVDSVSSQIRSGKSHLQAVSATGRILAIPLLASTLTTAFAFAPICLMEGPAGEFVGAMAMNVVISVASSLLLSLLIIAPLAAMLDRIGTRDQTSAAGVRPGFLKPVFERIVLTSIRRPILTAAGCAALAAAGIVSMSMLPMQFFPPADRDQFHIEVELPPNASFAELKTLTNEISKELGNNPRVQQSTWLLGRTAPAFYYNIITNRLGAKNYAHGIVQLDSKKDGSAEIRKVQRDLQTRFPEARLLARQLEQGPPFTAPIELRFFGPNLDVLRELGEKSRKLLSGLEDVVHVRVELNDSTPTVQVDVSTEDAQLAGLRPGQIASQINAQLDGAVGGFVLQQTEQIPVRVRIAGHQRANFEDLNQLSLVFPSADGPRQIPLSAVADLKLKPTTATVARLNSIRMQEVQVFLQAGTLPSKVQAKLQSKMKEVGWTLPPRYSMEFGGESSKRGEAVGNLMASVGILIAAMITTLVLSIGSFRGAVVIGAVAMMAVGFGGASLYLFGFPFGFMAIVGIMGLIGIAINDSIVVLTALREDEAASAGDEQAILRVTLHETRHVLATTFTTIAGFLPLILAGGGFWPPMAIAIAGGVVGCTLLALVFVPSSFGWLVRRKQASAESAPAMIRRPIEVFRQHSVT; encoded by the coding sequence ATGAATTCGCCACCGGGCTCCAATCGAAGTACAGATCCACCGCTGCACTGGTCAACCGTTGGCATTCGCAAACCGCGACTGTTGATCATGATGATCGCGTTGTTGCTGGTTGGCGGATTATCTTCGTACATGATTTTGCCACGGATGGAAGATCCGGTGCTCACGGCGCGTGCGGCAACGATTTCGACGCGTTTCCCAGTCGCCGATGCGGCTCAGGTGGAAGCACTGGTGACGGATCGAATCGAGAAAGCGATTCGCGAAGTCGAACAGATCAAGGAGATCCGTTCGCAAAGCCGATCGGGGGCTTCACTGATTACGGTTGAGCTTCGCGACGACGTTTACGAACCCGGACCGATTTGGAGCCGCATCCGCGGAAAGGTAGAAGACTCGATCGCATTCTTGCCGGCTGAAGCGTCTCGTCCGCAGTTTGATGAAATCGATGTGCGAGCTTTCGCCTGGATCGGTGCGCTGACGTGGGCTCAGGACAGCGAGCCCAACTATGCGATTCTGGGCCGTTTCGCGAAAGACCTGGAGGACCGAATTCGTGCGATTTCAGGCACCGACGATGTGTCGCAGTTTGGCAAGCCGGACGAAGAGATCGTTGTCGAAGTCGACCAATCGCGACTGGCGAACGTCGGATTGTCTGCTGTCGATGTTGCCGATTCGATCCGCGGCGACGATGCGAGGAACGCGGCGGGGACATTGCGTTCTGACAACGAGTCAATCGCGGTTGAGATGGCAAACCAACTTAATTCTGTCGAAGCCATACGGCAGTTACCGCTGAAAAACAGCGGTGAACAGGGCAATTTTGTGGTCATCGGCGACGTCGCGAAAGTTGAGCGGACGATCGCGGATCCCCCAGCCGAACTTGGTCAGATGAACGGTCAGGCAGCGATGTTGCTTGGTGCGATGGTGCGAAACCGAAGTCGTATCGACACGTGGAGAGCCGAGCTTGGCGACGTCGTCGACGGGTTCCGTGCTGAACTTCCGCCGGCGATCGAGCTGGTCGATGTGCTGGATCAAAACCAATACGTTCAAGGCCGCCTGTCCGAGCTTTTGGGAAACCTTGCGATCGGATCTCTGGCCGTATTGTGCGTGGTTTGGTTGTTGATGGGATGGCGAAATGCTTTGATGGTTTCGATGGCGTTGCCGTTGGTGTCACTGGCTGTGCTGTCAGGAATGCGAATCAATGAAACTCCGATCCATCAAATGTCAGTCGCCGGATTGATCATCGCGTTGGGGTTGTTGATCGACAACGCCATCGTGATCGTGGACTCCGTCAGCAGCCAGATTCGTTCGGGAAAGTCTCACCTACAAGCCGTTTCTGCGACCGGCCGAATCCTGGCGATTCCACTGTTGGCGTCGACACTGACAACCGCTTTTGCCTTCGCGCCGATTTGTCTGATGGAAGGCCCCGCCGGAGAGTTCGTTGGGGCGATGGCGATGAATGTCGTGATCTCGGTGGCCAGTTCGCTGCTGCTTAGCTTGCTGATCATCGCACCGCTGGCGGCGATGCTGGATCGGATCGGAACTCGCGACCAAACATCGGCCGCTGGCGTCAGGCCAGGTTTTCTCAAGCCTGTGTTTGAGCGCATTGTGCTGACATCAATTCGTCGCCCGATTCTTACCGCCGCGGGTTGTGCTGCTTTGGCGGCCGCCGGCATCGTGTCAATGTCGATGTTGCCAATGCAGTTTTTTCCTCCGGCCGACAGAGACCAGTTTCATATCGAAGTCGAACTGCCACCGAACGCTTCGTTCGCCGAACTCAAAACACTCACCAACGAAATCAGCAAGGAATTGGGAAACAATCCCCGCGTGCAACAATCGACATGGTTGCTTGGCCGGACGGCTCCCGCGTTCTACTACAACATCATCACCAACCGTCTTGGGGCGAAAAACTACGCGCATGGAATCGTGCAGCTGGATTCGAAAAAAGACGGCTCTGCGGAGATTCGCAAAGTGCAGCGAGACCTTCAAACCAGGTTTCCGGAAGCGCGTCTGCTGGCCCGACAGCTTGAACAGGGGCCTCCTTTCACAGCACCGATCGAACTGAGATTCTTCGGCCCGAATCTTGATGTCTTGCGAGAGCTGGGAGAGAAATCTCGCAAGCTACTTTCGGGTTTGGAAGACGTCGTTCACGTTCGCGTTGAGTTGAACGATTCTACTCCCACAGTTCAGGTTGACGTTTCCACCGAAGACGCACAACTGGCTGGGCTTCGACCGGGACAAATCGCGTCGCAGATCAATGCTCAACTGGACGGAGCCGTTGGCGGGTTCGTACTGCAGCAGACGGAACAGATTCCGGTTCGCGTTCGAATTGCAGGCCATCAACGGGCAAACTTCGAAGACCTGAATCAACTGAGCCTTGTGTTTCCTTCGGCTGACGGCCCGAGGCAAATTCCGCTCAGTGCGGTTGCGGATTTGAAGCTAAAGCCAACCACCGCGACCGTTGCCCGACTCAACAGCATTCGCATGCAGGAAGTCCAGGTGTTCCTGCAGGCGGGCACGCTGCCATCGAAAGTTCAGGCAAAACTTCAATCCAAAATGAAAGAAGTCGGTTGGACGCTGCCGCCTCGGTACTCGATGGAGTTCGGCGGCGAGTCTTCGAAACGCGGCGAAGCGGTTGGCAACCTGATGGCCAGCGTTGGAATTTTAATTGCTGCCATGATCACGACTTTGGTCCTGTCGATCGGCAGTTTTCGCGGGGCGGTGGTTATCGGGGCCGTCGCGATGATGGCGGTTGGCTTCGGCGGTGCGTCCCTGTACCTGTTCGGATTTCCGTTTGGCTTTATGGCGATCGTTGGCATCATGGGTCTGATCGGAATCGCGATCAACGATTCCATCGTCGTGCTGACGGCGCTGCGCGAAGACGAAGCAGCATCAGCGGGAGACGAACAGGCAATCTTGCGGGTCACACTGCACGAAACGCGTCACGTTTTGGCGACAACGTTTACGACCATCGCCGGATTCCTGCCGTTGATCCTTGCCGGAGGCGGGTTTTGGCCTCCGATGGCAATCGCGATCGCAGGCGGAGTGGTCGGCTGTACGCTGCTGGCGTTGGTTTTTGTACCAAGTTCGTTCGGGTGGTTGGTTCGACGAAAACAGGCTTCGGCGGAATCCGCTCCGGCAATGATCCGACGCCCGATTGAAGTTTTCCGACAGCACTCCGTGACTTAG
- a CDS encoding metalloprotease, with the protein MLLREPGQTPYDLKFNVLGFPCRVHPAFFILPVLFSQGFLQIFDVNAGLGVIIVAAVFFISVLVHELGHTLAFRYFGIDSHVVLYWMGGLAIPGGSGGMGSWKAGRTRSLKPNEQIIVSLAGPIAGLLLAALFVVVIAILTGGVSLRWAGPFPLPQYSVDGSILADSQPLHMFIWVSVVINVVLNIFNLLPVFPLDGGQVARQLFVKADPWAGVRKSTILSLCVAVFIALFSLQRGDTFLAIFFGFMAYSNYQSMLMGGGGGFGGGGGNRRPW; encoded by the coding sequence GTGTTATTGCGTGAACCTGGTCAGACTCCATACGACTTGAAATTTAATGTGCTTGGCTTTCCGTGCCGGGTTCATCCCGCGTTCTTCATCCTACCGGTGTTGTTCAGCCAGGGCTTTCTGCAAATATTTGACGTCAACGCCGGCTTGGGCGTGATCATCGTTGCCGCGGTGTTTTTCATTTCAGTTTTGGTCCATGAGCTTGGGCACACACTCGCGTTTCGATACTTTGGCATCGACTCGCACGTCGTCCTGTACTGGATGGGCGGCCTCGCGATTCCCGGTGGCAGCGGCGGAATGGGAAGCTGGAAAGCTGGTCGTACTCGCAGTCTCAAACCGAACGAACAGATTATCGTTTCTTTGGCCGGGCCGATTGCGGGATTGTTGCTGGCAGCACTTTTCGTCGTGGTGATCGCGATTCTCACAGGTGGTGTTTCGTTGCGATGGGCCGGGCCGTTTCCGCTTCCGCAATACAGTGTCGACGGCTCGATTCTGGCAGACTCTCAACCGCTACACATGTTTATTTGGGTTAGCGTTGTCATCAATGTCGTCCTCAATATTTTCAACCTGCTGCCGGTGTTTCCACTCGATGGTGGACAAGTCGCGCGGCAACTGTTTGTCAAAGCCGATCCTTGGGCGGGCGTTCGCAAGAGCACGATTCTGTCGCTGTGCGTCGCCGTATTTATTGCCTTGTTTTCGCTGCAACGGGGCGACACATTCCTCGCGATATTCTTTGGCTTCATGGCGTACAGCAACTATCAGTCAATGCTGATGGGCGGCGGAGGTGGCTTTGGGGGAGGCGGCGGCAATCGAAGGCCGTGGTAG
- a CDS encoding AAA family ATPase, protein MSEPNLDRDAAFLRGVYLRENFDFGARSSAIPEPPAEEVEPAQPSRDADDTLFMTDDEFIKSITTLSDSDVLPRASISPTGVQESTSLDPFASPESELLPSDPRIEKVARKDRFPFSISWVKDLELEFKTAVTFLVGENGSGKSTLIEAIASLAGYPVCGGGHNDVASSFGPERHSELAQAMYPHFKKRPRDGYFFRAEFYAQFASLLDRRQRDPDFKGDPYKRYGGQSPHTRSHGESFLDLINHRIGSGLYLMDEPESALSPQRQLSLLAAMAKSVKSGKTQFIIATHSPILMTFPGATILGLDSDSIAETTLEETTHFQLTRGILEFPEKYWRHLTEDASENSAGDDHQ, encoded by the coding sequence ATGAGCGAACCGAACCTTGATCGCGACGCAGCGTTTCTACGAGGCGTCTATCTCCGCGAAAATTTCGACTTCGGTGCAAGATCCAGCGCGATTCCAGAGCCGCCCGCGGAAGAAGTCGAGCCCGCTCAGCCATCTCGAGATGCGGACGACACGCTGTTCATGACCGATGACGAGTTCATCAAATCGATCACAACATTGTCCGATTCAGACGTCCTGCCGCGAGCTTCAATCAGCCCTACAGGAGTGCAAGAATCAACCTCTCTGGACCCTTTCGCTTCACCCGAGTCAGAATTACTGCCGTCAGATCCACGCATCGAAAAGGTTGCTCGCAAGGATCGGTTTCCGTTTTCAATTTCATGGGTCAAGGATTTGGAATTGGAGTTCAAAACCGCGGTCACGTTTCTGGTCGGTGAAAACGGAAGCGGAAAATCGACTTTGATCGAAGCCATTGCGTCGCTGGCTGGATATCCGGTTTGCGGCGGCGGCCACAACGATGTCGCCAGTTCGTTTGGCCCCGAACGTCACAGCGAACTGGCTCAGGCGATGTATCCGCATTTCAAAAAGCGGCCTCGGGATGGTTACTTTTTCCGTGCCGAGTTCTATGCCCAGTTTGCTTCGCTACTCGATCGGCGGCAACGCGATCCCGACTTCAAAGGTGACCCGTACAAGCGTTACGGCGGTCAGTCTCCGCATACGCGCTCGCACGGCGAGTCGTTTCTTGATTTGATCAACCACCGGATCGGCAGCGGATTGTATTTGATGGACGAGCCCGAGTCCGCACTCTCGCCGCAGCGTCAACTTTCTTTATTGGCCGCGATGGCAAAATCGGTGAAGTCCGGAAAGACGCAGTTCATCATCGCGACTCATTCGCCAATTTTGATGACGTTCCCCGGAGCCACGATTCTTGGTCTGGATTCGGATTCAATTGCCGAAACGACGCTCGAGGAGACAACCCATTTTCAGTTGACCCGCGGGATTCTGGAGTTCCCTGAAAAATACTGGCGTCACCTGACCGAGGATGCCAGCGAAAATTCCGCCGGTGACGACCACCAATAG
- a CDS encoding RNA polymerase sigma factor translates to MPDPPPEPKTRYELTDPDVRLMLRVRDGDEAAFRELVEKYQGRLVGILTHLVSDRETAEDLAQDVFLRVYRARERYQPTAKFSTWLFTITHNVASNSLRKSSRRKEINLVSSPSGSMPVRPLEMMAKEKSGLMPARQLLNSEMEKVMMAAIEQLGERQRIATILSKFEGMSYMEIGETMGLTTQAVKSLLSRARNNLKDILKPYLESGGLQESMAEGFNEEPNDEAQGH, encoded by the coding sequence ATGCCAGATCCTCCTCCGGAACCCAAAACTCGATATGAGCTAACCGATCCGGATGTTCGGCTGATGCTGCGTGTCCGCGACGGTGATGAAGCCGCGTTTCGAGAGTTGGTGGAGAAATATCAGGGGCGACTGGTTGGGATTCTCACGCATCTGGTCAGTGATCGCGAAACCGCTGAAGACCTCGCCCAGGACGTCTTCCTACGAGTCTATCGAGCACGAGAACGGTATCAGCCGACGGCCAAATTCTCGACGTGGTTGTTCACGATCACACACAATGTTGCCAGCAACTCCCTGAGAAAGTCTTCCAGGCGAAAAGAAATCAACCTTGTTTCGTCTCCGTCGGGTTCAATGCCAGTGCGGCCTCTGGAAATGATGGCGAAAGAGAAAAGTGGCCTCATGCCGGCCCGACAACTTCTCAATTCGGAGATGGAGAAAGTCATGATGGCAGCAATCGAACAGCTCGGCGAGCGACAGCGTATTGCGACGATCCTCTCCAAGTTCGAAGGAATGAGCTATATGGAAATCGGTGAAACGATGGGACTGACGACGCAAGCAGTCAAGTCACTCTTGTCACGGGCTCGCAACAATCTTAAAGACATCCTCAAACCGTACCTCGAATCGGGCGGTCTGCAGGAAAGCATGGCTGAGGGATTTAACGAAGAACCAAACGACGAGGCTCAAGGACATTGA
- a CDS encoding anti-sigma factor family protein, producing MASEPAKTSEEIDSELLTAYLDGELSDADCIGVEKRLAEDPGFHRKMCELQNAWDMLDSLPLIQPNSQFVQTTIEMAIAGKDSRKTLLTGKVLRALMLLLIPAALFGVSYFVKRESIEQPERELVYDLPLIENHDRYSKVIFGNNAESGITFLKSVYAKGLFREVDDLFPVDSRSESLNDFEPASLPPNPQKIRDRSDRLSRLTDEERAELFEKKTKFEAINESQKETLREFHDLLADEPERDKLVDVMASYYDWLKILGASQRANLLDLPPEDRLKEIGRITRQQAQDAFGTIGSTKLPPNDAVLFYKWYDFSVDYYEPEIRERTGKVLTEMRKAKGLPTNEMVIDRIKSGPIEELVEFLMRNDRENFGQILCDNTRSWNIGIDYLRAIVSDEAGSIIDQPDFTEQDRQELILKWIEAANRARFPIKSSELKSFYAELTQEQRDKLDNLHPDQWYDSLTRMYWEKKIGQTRSAPSEDEAFQRFLRQSGWETEFGTGEDDS from the coding sequence ATGGCCAGCGAACCAGCCAAAACCAGTGAAGAAATCGACAGCGAGTTGCTTACGGCGTACCTCGACGGTGAGCTTTCTGATGCCGATTGCATCGGAGTCGAAAAACGTCTTGCCGAAGACCCGGGCTTTCATCGCAAAATGTGCGAATTGCAAAACGCCTGGGACATGCTCGACAGCCTTCCTCTGATCCAACCGAACAGCCAATTCGTTCAGACGACGATCGAGATGGCTATCGCTGGCAAGGACTCCAGGAAAACATTGCTGACTGGAAAAGTCCTCAGAGCTTTGATGCTGTTGCTGATCCCGGCCGCATTGTTCGGCGTCAGCTATTTCGTCAAACGTGAATCGATCGAGCAACCGGAACGCGAACTGGTTTACGATTTGCCGCTAATCGAAAATCATGATCGCTATAGCAAAGTCATTTTTGGAAACAACGCCGAAAGCGGCATCACGTTTCTGAAATCCGTTTACGCGAAAGGCCTGTTCCGCGAAGTGGACGACCTGTTCCCCGTCGACTCGCGAAGTGAATCGCTAAACGATTTCGAGCCAGCATCACTGCCGCCGAATCCGCAAAAGATTCGGGACCGGAGTGACCGGCTTTCTCGCTTGACGGACGAGGAACGAGCTGAACTTTTTGAGAAGAAAACCAAGTTCGAAGCGATCAACGAATCGCAAAAGGAAACTTTGCGAGAGTTTCACGACCTGCTGGCGGACGAACCTGAGCGGGACAAGCTGGTCGACGTCATGGCGTCCTATTATGACTGGCTGAAAATTCTCGGAGCAAGTCAGCGAGCGAATTTGCTGGACTTGCCGCCGGAAGATCGACTCAAAGAAATCGGTCGCATCACGCGGCAACAGGCGCAGGACGCGTTCGGCACTATCGGATCGACCAAACTTCCCCCCAACGACGCGGTTCTGTTTTACAAGTGGTACGACTTTTCGGTCGACTATTACGAGCCAGAAATTCGCGAGCGAACGGGCAAAGTTTTGACTGAGATGCGAAAAGCAAAAGGTCTGCCGACCAACGAAATGGTGATTGACCGCATCAAGTCAGGACCGATCGAGGAGTTGGTTGAGTTCCTGATGCGAAACGATCGGGAGAACTTTGGCCAGATCCTTTGCGACAACACGCGTAGCTGGAACATCGGCATCGATTACTTGCGAGCCATCGTTTCCGATGAAGCCGGTTCAATCATCGACCAGCCGGATTTTACGGAACAGGACCGCCAGGAGCTGATTCTGAAATGGATCGAAGCCGCCAACCGGGCTCGGTTTCCCATCAAGTCATCTGAGCTGAAATCGTTCTATGCGGAACTGACGCAGGAACAACGGGACAAACTGGACAACCTCCATCCCGACCAATGGTACGACTCGCTGACGCGAATGTACTGGGAAAAGAAAATTGGCCAAACCCGATCCGCTCCATCGGAAGACGAAGCGTTTCAAAGGTTCCTTCGCCAAAGCGGCTGGGAAACCGAATTCGGGACTGGCGAAGACGATTCCTGA
- a CDS encoding polysaccharide biosynthesis/export family protein: MTIKQTFTWMLTAATLSSALVVSFVFFGASPQPKIKLEHPPAMVMRTDELVRPAAAEVDLNASPLKAKVHGRVRTAIYETASNPNQHDGLIRDAQVQLCQGVDCGCSGGCSTCGGVGTAAYAAPMVQQSYVQPTVAYAQTAQPSFGYAQPPVESMPGRAMCAVDGNSRGNFSAEPRWGNARPQNWEQYSYGEYIGPFRTPHVPDYRIRIGDQLEFVYLLTRQRTNEPYRIYVGDTIQVTSTTDSTLNQPSVQILSDGTISLPLIGTVRTAGKTINNLQRELNDRYTEFVKTPEIVVQVIQGDTPLNDLRDAVDARAGQGGQSRNAQVSPDGTVQLPKIGSVPAIGLTLEEISREINARYRLFYSGIEVTPILTERAPRFIYVIGEVGQSGQFPLTGPTTVMQALALAQGFGDGGNMRQVIVFRRDANWQLIATKLDLNGALNGRRPYPSDEIWLRDSDIVLVPKKPIQRLSEAVNQYLTTTIYGIFPQQGIQFNFDGFQSL, encoded by the coding sequence ATGACAATCAAGCAAACTTTCACATGGATGCTGACGGCAGCGACACTGAGTTCCGCTCTGGTCGTGTCTTTCGTTTTCTTCGGCGCATCGCCCCAGCCGAAAATCAAGCTTGAGCACCCGCCAGCGATGGTGATGAGAACGGACGAGCTGGTTCGCCCTGCCGCTGCCGAAGTCGATTTGAACGCGTCGCCACTGAAGGCCAAAGTTCATGGTAGGGTTCGCACCGCGATTTACGAAACGGCATCGAATCCGAATCAACACGACGGACTCATTCGCGACGCGCAAGTCCAGCTTTGTCAGGGAGTCGACTGCGGTTGTTCAGGTGGGTGTTCTACGTGTGGTGGCGTTGGAACAGCAGCCTACGCGGCACCGATGGTCCAGCAGTCTTATGTTCAACCGACGGTTGCGTACGCCCAAACAGCCCAACCATCATTCGGGTACGCTCAGCCTCCGGTCGAGTCGATGCCGGGAAGAGCGATGTGTGCCGTCGATGGAAACTCACGTGGTAATTTTTCGGCAGAGCCACGTTGGGGGAATGCGAGACCGCAGAACTGGGAGCAGTATTCCTATGGCGAGTACATTGGACCGTTTCGGACGCCTCACGTTCCGGACTATCGAATTCGCATCGGCGATCAGTTGGAGTTCGTCTATCTGTTGACTCGCCAACGCACCAACGAGCCGTACCGAATTTACGTTGGCGACACGATTCAGGTCACTTCGACAACGGACTCGACGTTGAACCAGCCAAGCGTTCAGATTCTGTCTGATGGAACGATTTCGCTGCCTCTGATTGGAACTGTTCGCACGGCCGGGAAAACGATCAACAATTTGCAGCGGGAACTCAACGATCGCTACACCGAATTTGTGAAAACTCCCGAGATCGTGGTTCAGGTGATTCAGGGCGACACGCCGCTGAACGATCTTCGTGACGCCGTCGACGCTCGTGCAGGGCAGGGTGGTCAGTCTCGAAACGCCCAGGTTTCGCCGGACGGAACGGTTCAGCTTCCGAAAATCGGCAGCGTGCCAGCGATTGGTTTGACGCTTGAAGAAATCAGCCGTGAGATCAACGCTCGCTATCGACTGTTCTACAGCGGTATCGAAGTAACGCCAATTTTGACTGAGCGAGCTCCGCGTTTCATCTATGTTATCGGCGAAGTCGGTCAGAGCGGTCAGTTTCCGCTCACCGGCCCAACGACTGTCATGCAGGCACTTGCGTTAGCTCAGGGGTTTGGCGACGGTGGCAACATGCGTCAAGTCATCGTGTTCCGACGCGACGCCAACTGGCAACTGATCGCGACAAAGCTGGATCTCAATGGAGCGCTCAACGGACGCCGGCCTTACCCGTCGGATGAGATCTGGTTGCGTGATTCGGATATCGTGTTGGTTCCCAAAAAGCCAATCCAGCGACTTTCCGAAGCCGTCAATCAATACCTGACGACGACGATTTACGGGATCTTTCCACAGCAAGGAATCCAGTTCAACTTCGACGGATTCCAATCGTTGTAG
- a CDS encoding tetratricopeptide repeat protein produces the protein MKISSHTFIKAVLIGGGLFAVLFAYRADNQKAAKYQDAFNTEVTANIKVNVPTGADRSARLSQQTPAQAETMVGGKSESTLFQNSDESEYQNAEFNSEFAATEQPDLPLLSLDDVTSPELGGAGPFAAEANVPQRDPVTVDFANEVVTDAFEDVAQESRIETNVDRSTPAQTVDFVERVPKAAPQIDSAPVALSDTAAQKAVHRIEYGKSLARRNATEAAGQEFLGALRVLAESNDMATGGNAHVRTLRRGLVAVKEAADFKVEDSQSQIVLNVGNIVESHETQIIGYDEAQTMTASAATRRYLEYAGHQLGTCGGQNPVAAEALYCLGKMKTIMSQSNPDPESSELYEAIIFHHASLTADPRNHRSANELGVLLARNGQLEAAETYLKNSLKIQQTAQAWANLAKVHQRKGTQEDQRLANLAFNEYQTAMYRQTPALESGPIQLVEPQVFIARSPVQSPEATQFINPDTSVVPVSNVESESPTFVERIGSLLTPGTVR, from the coding sequence ATGAAAATCTCCAGCCACACGTTCATCAAAGCCGTCCTGATTGGCGGTGGGCTGTTCGCTGTTCTGTTCGCGTATCGTGCTGACAATCAGAAAGCGGCCAAATACCAGGACGCGTTTAACACAGAAGTCACCGCGAACATCAAGGTTAATGTTCCGACTGGGGCGGACCGATCTGCTCGGCTTTCTCAGCAAACCCCTGCTCAGGCCGAAACGATGGTCGGCGGAAAATCTGAAAGCACTCTGTTTCAGAATTCTGACGAATCCGAATATCAAAACGCAGAATTCAACAGCGAATTCGCGGCCACAGAACAGCCGGACTTGCCGTTGCTTTCACTGGATGATGTCACCAGTCCTGAACTTGGCGGGGCGGGTCCTTTCGCAGCGGAAGCCAACGTGCCGCAGCGAGATCCGGTAACGGTCGACTTTGCGAACGAAGTCGTGACGGATGCGTTTGAGGACGTCGCTCAGGAGTCTCGAATTGAAACGAATGTCGATCGTTCGACCCCGGCCCAAACAGTAGACTTCGTCGAACGCGTTCCCAAGGCGGCGCCGCAGATCGACAGCGCTCCTGTCGCACTGAGCGATACCGCGGCTCAGAAAGCCGTCCACCGGATCGAATACGGAAAATCGCTGGCTCGACGCAACGCAACCGAAGCTGCAGGCCAGGAGTTTTTGGGCGCGTTGCGTGTGCTCGCCGAGTCGAACGACATGGCGACCGGTGGTAATGCTCATGTCCGCACACTGCGCCGCGGATTGGTGGCGGTGAAGGAGGCAGCGGACTTCAAGGTTGAAGATTCGCAAAGCCAGATCGTTCTGAACGTCGGCAACATCGTCGAAAGTCACGAAACGCAGATCATCGGCTACGACGAAGCTCAAACAATGACGGCATCCGCTGCAACGCGTCGTTATCTTGAGTACGCAGGCCATCAGCTGGGCACTTGCGGCGGCCAAAACCCAGTCGCCGCCGAGGCTCTGTATTGCCTTGGCAAAATGAAAACCATCATGTCGCAGTCGAATCCGGATCCGGAATCCAGCGAGCTGTACGAAGCGATCATCTTCCATCACGCATCGCTGACGGCGGACCCTCGCAACCATCGAAGTGCGAACGAACTCGGTGTGCTGTTGGCGCGAAACGGACAGCTTGAAGCGGCGGAAACGTATTTGAAAAACAGCCTCAAGATCCAACAAACGGCTCAGGCGTGGGCGAATCTTGCCAAAGTCCACCAGCGCAAGGGAACTCAGGAAGATCAGCGCCTGGCGAATCTTGCCTTCAACGAATATCAGACCGCGATGTATCGCCAGACTCCAGCCCTCGAGTCGGGTCCGATTCAGTTGGTGGAACCGCAAGTCTTCATTGCACGAAGTCCGGTTCAAAGTCCGGAAGCTACTCAATTCATCAATCCCGACACATCGGTTGTACCGGTAAGCAACGTCGAATCTGAAAGCCCAACGTTTGTTGAGCGAATCGGATCGTTGTTGACTCCAGGCACGGTCCGCTAG